A DNA window from Rhineura floridana isolate rRhiFlo1 chromosome 11, rRhiFlo1.hap2, whole genome shotgun sequence contains the following coding sequences:
- the PRR12 gene encoding proline-rich protein 12, translating into MDRNYPSAGFGDPLGAGPGWSYERSAKASLVYGGSRSSHPDTDILHRQAYATPHPLQGYATNHHPAGLSGLFETGLHHASSATPDASVMNLISALESRAPQPGPSASSLLSQFRTPSWQTAMHTPAPAELFISGALPGSGTFPSSSALSAYQHPASFSGRSFPVTSSLTLQDATFSPTSNGLLSPHDPLLHIKSSQPSVPSSLSFDRLGSAVLGTGLPSQSSAYRSAQESASRHLPSQFNLLSSSLGPSDQTPQLYNTSVFSSSPASSIDRAIPRQDSVIKHYQRPSSAQPQLPAAHSLQHYLSCGGSYQQMPHRSSLSCSPLGEQSPASSEGSQQQKTSQATRQEPSQSYRPIIQSPGYSSTASSSKSKSYSASRQPPRSTATPKCQSNYSSSTPKPSSVIASQSQAYSPGQPQSLLSMSQTQSYSVSQPQNLSSVSQASQGFSSSQAQDLTSVSKAQSYSTTGQAQQGQAGQGGQGLQTCQNQTYSPEQLQGLSSVGYSVQAEPHVSVSQTPSYVPAHSQGMPTASPSLSYSTGHSPAMPGHSQSIGYSHSQNLPDSSPSQIIRPLQSPTSNRPQSVASPGQSQKYLTSVLSPSFMQTAHTQSYQSSQGGLERAASYGKAKADSDLLSSERTEDEEFLIQHLLQSQSPPRVPTEGMVECEERAGKGLGYELSKTEERYHLQSVIRTNSNLDNQGLEISLQSLKEKKKGERPKEYQHTRSTPESLATSVVHYSHQAGSMDSYGQDIKKSVEQHLQGGHMDAGGKEISQAHSYLQKTPEHASQPHPMEPHGLMPGQQGASLMLDSPPDLPPLSLSQQQQQQQQQSQLLQSVLTHTQSQLHSRGKVRTPLDVHLMEPQRMHQAEAPSPQLQMQALEAHLHQAHVRSQSMEAQLLEPQQSPQLQGQLQQERMQSEGMEVMPQGNLSQSQEIQDFLEPELSLESHLGQSGSVQSQQHLLPDGSLDPDSSQQVPQGQLEGKDQFESPSPQGAKQRFVPLTSICFPDSLLQDEDRSFFPGMEDMFGPPPCAGDEFPKPDDGTQGMERGEGMKGGGYDMMQGGQGYQSYCPSESGDGQHLGLDSVSVKHELPSTVNTEQLGLIQSGQHGTAPVSESKSGLTSPIFCSSKPKKLLKTSSFHLLKKREPPFQPPKKNYAQEYEFEDDEDKEDVPADIRLNSRRLPDLLPDLISSCRTNRTSLSPMGDIDFCPPNSGLMEGPKRRGRKPTKPKREGPPRPRGRPRIRPLTEPPHGVAHDGTKKPRGRGRGRGKKAGEEGVEPGAGLESLKPLKIKLPVPKGLEGSQLEASTPSHQPTQESSLDSSQTREKIKQKIKEVEEKQPEMKSGFMASFLDFLKSGKRQTLPSSSSSTSSAATVGAPGATITVAASSGSPSKTPRPPSATSSSSSSQPPPPFSMAPPMLPGGLDGPEGDPAGLVMSCTSPCKRLDEELKRNLETLPSFSSDEEDSVSKNQDLQKSISSAISALYDPTDRKEGEPNDVPPVEEKAPSPAPSVEADVQQELPPPPISPAPSPKEAPPVPEEPPVQASPEPEDPEDTRPLHLAKKQETAAICGETDEEEVESGGEGIFRERDEFVIRVEDVQALKLALQTGREPPPIWRVQKALLQKFTPEIKDGQRQFCATSNYLGYFGDAKNRYQRLYVKFLENINKKDYVRVCSKKPWHRPLQAVRRQSQPKASGPKVPVMPKVEKPEKLEVTEKPEKPDKPPKAEKPPKAEKADKMEKPPKAEKGPKLEKPPKVEKAEKPPKAEKLAKAEKPPKVEKADPPVPVPTKAAPASGASKPKPKPAKVKAEPPPKKRKKWLKEAASSSDSDSSPDQQSEEERVPTGRILNTRAMKEMYRSYVEMLVSTALDPDMIQALEDTNDELYLPPMRKIDGILNDHKKKVLKRVSLNPSLQEVLHTFPQLHSETCDTTVKLRPGGEPYNRKTLNKLKKNVSKPQEFNVEVEKSFFYTLYHSLHHYKYHTFLRCKDETTAIEGQDEDLGQEEVVQQCMRNQPWLEKLFDSFSELLTQAQSKCA; encoded by the exons ATGGATAGGAACTACCCCAGCGCCGGCTTTGGGGATCCGCTGGGCGCCGGCCCGGGATGGAGCTACGAACGCTCGGCCAAGGCCAG CTTGGTATACGGCGGATCCCGGAGCTCTCACCCAGACACGGATATATTACACCGCCAAGCGTATGCCACCCCCCATCCTCTGCAGGGCTACGCCACAAACCACCACCCGGCAG gtcTCTCTGGCCTATTCGAGACCGGGCTCCATCATGCCAGCAGTGCCACCCCAGACGCCTCTGTCATGAACCTCATCTCGGCGCTGGAGTCTCGGGCACCGCAGCCAGGCCCTTCTGCCTCCTCCCTGCTCTCCCAGTTCCGCACCCCATCCTGGCAAACAG CCATGCACACTCCAGCGCCTGCCGAGCTCTTCATCTCGGGGGCCCTCCCAGGCTCTGGCACCTTTCCTTCCTCCTCGGCGCTCTCTGCTTACCAGCACCCAGCCTCTTTCAGTGGGCGCAGCTTCCCAGTCACTTCCTCACTCACCCTGCAGGACGCTACCTTCAGCCCAACCTCCAATGGCCTCTTGTCTCCCCACGACCCCCTGCTTCACATCAAGTCCTCCCAGCCCAGCGTTCCTTCATCTCTCAGCTTTGACCGGCTGGGCAGTGCAGTGCTGGGCACAGGCTTGCCCTCCCAGAGCTCAGCATACCGCAGCGCTCAAGAGTCCGCTTCCCGCCATCTCCCCTCTCAGTTCAACCTCCTGTCGTCCTCACTGGGTCCTTCTGACCAGACGCCCCAGCTCTACAACACCTCCGTCTTCTCCAGTTCGCCGGCCTCCTCCATCGACCGGGCCATCCCCCGGCAGGACAGCGTGATCAAGCATTACCAGAGGCCTTCCAGTGCCCAACCCCAGTTGCCCGCTGCCCATTCCCTTCAGCACTACTTGAGCTGTGGGGGCAGCTACCAGCAGATGCCCCACCGCTCCAGTCTTTCGTGCAGCCCCTTGGGCGAACAGTCCCCTGCCAGCAGCGAAGGTTCCCAGCAGCAGAAGACCTCCCAAGCCACGCGGCAAGAGCCCTCCCAAAGTTACCGCCCCATTATTCAGTCCCCTGGCTATTCCAGCACAGCCTCCTCTTCGAAATCCAAGAGCTACTCGGCCTCCCGCCAGCCGCCCCGTTCCACAGCCACGCCCAAGTGCCAAAGCAACTACAGTTCGTCCACGCCGAAGCCCAGCTCTGTCATTGCGAGCCAGTCCCAGGCCTATTCACCTGGGCAGCCCCAGAGCCTGCTTTCCATGAGTCAAACGCAGAGCTACTCCGTCAGCCAGCCACAGAATCTGTCTTCGGTCAGCCAGGCCTCGCAAGGCTTCAGCAGCAGCCAGGCCCAAGACCTGACGAGCGTGAGCAAGGCACAGAGTTACTCAACAACAGGGCAGGCCCAACAGGGCCAGGCCGGGCAGGGTGGGCAAGGACTGCAGACTTGTCAGAATCAGACTTACTCACCTGAGCAGCTCCAAGGCTTATCGTCTGTTGGGTACAGTGTCCAGGCCGAGCCTCACGTCTCTGTCAGCCAGACACCAAGTTACGTACCAGCTCACTCGCAGGGGATGCCCACAGCCAGCCCGTCCCTGAGTTACAGCACTGGCCACTCGCCAGCTATGCCGGGCCACAGCCAGTCCATTGGCTATTCGCACAGCCAGAACCTTCCTGACTCGAGTCCTTCCCAGATCATTCGGCCTCTCCAGTCACCCACCAGTAACCGGCCCCAGAGTGTGGCGTCACCCGGACAGTCTCAGAAGTACCTCACGTCTGTGCTGTCTCCTTCGTTCATGCAGACAGCTCACACCCAGAGCTACCAGAGTTCCCAAGGCGGGTTGGAGAGGGCTGCATCTTATGGTAAAGCCAAGGCTGACTCGGACCTCCTGTCATCTGAGCGCACGGAAGACGAGGAGTTCTTGATCCAGCATCTTCTGCAGTCACAGAGCCCACCACGGGTGCCCACTGAGGGCATGGTGGAGTGCGAGGAGAGGGCTGGGAAAGGGCTGGGGTATGAGCTGAGCAAGACGGAGGAGCGTTACCACTTGCAGAGCGTCATCCGGACCAACTCCAACCTGGATAACCAAGGCCTTGAGATATCCCTGCAGAGCctaaaggaaaagaagaaaggggagaggcccAAGGAGTACCAGCACACACGCTCGACCCCAGAGTCCTTGGCCACCTCTGTGGTCCATTACAGCCACCAAGCTGGCTCCATGGACTCTTACGGGCAAGATATCAAGAAGTCGGTGGAGCAGCACCTCCAAGGTGGGCACATGGACGCAGGTGGCAAGGAGATCTCCCAAGCCCACTCGTACTTGCAAAAGACCCCTGAGCATGCCTCCCAGCCTCACCCCATGGAGCCCCACGGGCTGATGCCTGGGCAGCAGGGTGCTTCACTGATGTTGGACTCCCCTCCTGACCTGCCCCCTCTCTCCCtttcgcagcagcagcagcagcaacagcagcagtccCAGCTGCTCCAGTCGGTGCTTACTCACACCCAGAGCCAGCTGCACTCCCGTGGCAAGGTCCGTACCCCACTGGACGTCCACCTTATGGAGCCTCAGCGCATGCACCAAGCCGAGGCGCCCTCGCCGCAGCTCCAGATGCAGGCCTTGGAAGCCCACCTGCACCAAGCTCACGTGCGCTCCCAGAGCATGGAGGCACAGCTCCTTGAGCCGCAGCAATCCCCACAGCTCCAAGGCCAGCTGCAGCAGGAAAGGATGCAGTCCGAGGGCATGGAGGTGATGCCCCAAGGCAACCTTTCCCAGTCGCAAGAGATCCAGGACTTCTTGGAGCCAGAGCTGAGCTTGGAGTCCCACCTGGGGCAAAGCGGGTCGGTCCAGAGCCAACAACATCTCCTTCCTGATGGCAGCTTGGACCCAGACTCCTCTCAGCAAGTCCCTCAAGGCCAGCTTGAGGGCAAGGACCAGTTCGAAAGTCCCAGCCCGCAAGGGGCCAAGCAGCGTTTTGTTCCCCTCACCTCCATCTGCTTCCCGGACTCTTTGTTGCAAGATGAAGACCGTAGCTTCTTTCCAGGCATGGAGGATATGTTTGGGCCTCCTCCCTGTGCTGGAGATGAGTTCCCCAAGCCGGATGATGGCACACAAggcatggagaggggagaggggatgaAAGGGGGAGGCTACGACATGATGCAAGGAGGACAAGGGTACCAGAGCTACTGCCCATCGGAAAGTGGGGATGGACAGCACTTGGGGTTAGATTCTGTGTCAGTGAAGCACGAGTTGCCTTCAACAGTCAACACAGAACAGCTGGGACTGATTCAGTCTGGCCAGCATGGGACAGCCCCCGTCTCTGAATCCAAGTCGGGTCTGACATCACCGATTTTCTGCTCATCGAAGCCCAAGAAGCTGCTGAAGACCTCATCCTTCCACCTACTTAAGAAGCGGGAGCCACCTTTCCAGCCGCCCAAAAAGAACTATGCCCAGGAGTATGAATTTGAAGACGACGAAGACAAGGAGGATGTCCCGGCTGACATCCGCCTCAATAGCCGCCGCCTCCCTGACTTGCTGCCAGACCTCATTTCCAGCTGCCGGACCAACCGGACCAGCCTCAGCCCCATGGGTGACATAGACTTCTGCCCGCCCAACAGTGGCCTCATGGAGGGGCCCAAGCGCCGGGGTCGCAAGCCTACAAAGCCCAAACGAGAGGGCCCACCCCGCCCCCGGGGGAGGCCCCGCATCCGGCCCCTGACTGAACCGCCCCATGGTGTTGCTCATGATGGCACCAAGAAGCCCCGTGgccgggggagagggaggggcaagaaagccggggaggagggggtggaacCAGGAGCAGGCTTGGAGTCCCTCAAACCACTCAAG ATCAAACTGCCAGTCCCAAAAGGTTTGGAGGGGTCTCAATTGGAGGCTTCCACCCCGTCTCATCAGCCCACTCAAGAGAGCAGTCTGGACAGCAGCCAGACCCGAGAGAAGATCAAACAGAAGatcaaggaggtggaagagaagcAGCCTGAGATGAAGTCAGGGTTCATGGCCTCCTTCCTGGACTTTCTGAAGTCAGGCAAGCGTCAGACGctgccttcttcctcttcctccacctcctcGGCAGCCACAGTCGGGGCCCCTGGTGCAACAATTACTGTGGCTGCTTCTTCGGGCAGCCCCTCTAAGACACCCCGTCCTCCATCAGCGACATCCTCTTCCTCATCTTCCCAGCCACCGCCTCCCTTCAGCATGGCACCCCCAATGCTGCCTGGTGGTTTGGATGGGCCAGAGGGGGATCCGGCTGGGCTCGTAATGAGTTGCACCAGCCCTTGCAAGCGGCTAGATGAGGAGCTGAAGCGTAATCTGGAGACGCTGCCCTCCTTCTCATCTGACGAGGAAGACTCGGTCAGCAAGAACCAGGACCTCCAGAAGAGCATCTCCTCGGCCATTTCGGCGCTCTATGACCCTACTGACCGTAAAGAGGGAGAACCCAATG atgTGCCACCAGTGGAGGAGAAGGCTCCAAGCCCAGCTCCCTCAGTGGAGGCAGATGTCCAGCAAGAGCTACCCCCACCACCCATCTCCCCAGCTCCCTCCCCCAAGGAGGCTCCTCCTGTCCCTGAAGAGCCACCTGTTCAGGCATCTCCTGAGCCTGAGGATCCTGAGGACACAAGGCCCCTTCACCTCGCCAAGAAGCAGGAGACAGCAGCCATTTGCGGAGAGACGGAtgaagaggaggtggagagtggcgGGGAGGGGATCTTCCGAGAGCGCGATGAGTTTGTCATTCGTGTTGAGGATGTTCAGGCCCTCAAG CTTGCCCTTCAGACTGGGCGGGAGCCACCCCCAATCTGGCGGGTACAGAAAGCTTTGCTCCAGAAGTTCACCCCTGAAATCAAGGATGGGCAGCGGCAGTTTTGTGCTACGAGCAAT TATCTGGGCTATTTTGGCGATGCCAAGAACCGGTACCAGCGGCTCTACGTTAAATTCTTGGAGAACATCAACAAGAAAGATTATGTCCGCGTCTGTTCCAAGAAGCCTTGGCACCGCCCCCTGCAAGCTGTCAG GAGACAGAGCCAGCCCAAGGCCTCTGGTCCCAAGGTCCCAGTGATGCCCAAAGTTGAAAAACCTGAGAAGCTGGAAGTCACAGAGAAGCCTGAGAAGCCAGACAAGCCCCCCAAGGCCGAGAAACCCCCCAAGGCTGAAAAAGCAGACAAAATGGAAAAGCCCCCCAAGGCTGAGAAAGGACCGAAGCTGGAAAAGCCCCCCAAGGTCGAGAAGGCGGAAAAGCCCCCCAAGGCGGAAAAGTTGGCCAAGGCAGAAAAGCCCCCCAAGGTGGAGAAAGCTGACCCCCCTGTCCCAGTGCCCACAAAAGCTGCCCCAGCCAGTGGAGCATCTAAACCCAAACCGAAGCCAGCCAAGGTGAAAGCTGAGCCTCCTCCCAAGAAGAGGAAAAAATGGCTTAAGGAGGCAGCATCCTCCTCTGACTCAGATTCCAGccctgaccagcagagtgaggaAG AGCGCGTGCCAACAGGCCGCATTCTGAATACACGAGCCATGAAGGAGATGTACCGCAGCTACGTGGAAATGCTGGTCAGCACTGCGCTTGACCCGGACATGATCCAAGCTCTTGAGGATACAAACG